The genomic DNA TctctcgtcctacaacgtcattttgggacgaccggcgctcagcgaattccgagtggctgtctccaccttccatcagaagatcaagttccccgtagaggacaaagtgggagaagtacggggagatcaactcgcagctcggcgatgctacgtcgagatggtccaagccgaagccaattccgctcggaagacaccccggatcgaggtgaacgctataactgaaaagcctccctctttagtttatgaagagaaagaggaagtacagattcacccgacccgatcggaagcCACAACGTTCGTTGCGGCCGATCTAGAGGAATGCCGGAAAcaagaagtgatcaaatgcctccagagaaactgtgatgtcttcgtctggtcgacgcacgagctgcccggaatttcgccgagcatagcgcaacacgagctacatgtccgaccggacgctcggccagtgaaacagagaaaaagggatttcagcgctgaacagaatgtcatcatccgggcggaggttgagaagcttctggaggccggccatatacgcgaggttcagttcccgagctggctggcgaacgtagtgttagtctccaagccgggcaacaagtggagagtttgcatagattttcgggacctcaacaaagcctgcccgaaagatttttatcctttgccctggatcgatcaattggtggactccacagctggctgcgagctgatatgtatgctcgacccttaccaaggttatcatcaagtgtcgctcgcccgtgaagaccaagaaaaggttagcttcgtcaccgccgacggcacatattgctataatgtgatgccgttcggattgaagaacgtaggagccacatatcagcgcctgatgaacaaagtgttcaaagagcaaaTCGGGCGAAACctagaagtatacgtggacgacattctcattaaatccgtccgagcggccgatctcttcgaggacatggaggaaactttctgaacgctacggaaatatggagtcaagctaaaccctcagaagtgtctgttcggagcaaaaggaggacgcttcttgggttacatagttaccgagcggggtattgaagcaaatcccagcaaggtgaaagcattacaaaaCATGTCGtccccaagaaatctaagggaagtgcagcgattgaccggtcggataacggcgttatccaggttcatctccaaaaccgccgaccggagcctacctttcttcaaaatcttgcgcaaagccaccaagtttcattgggacgaggaatgggatcgggcgttcgaagatttgaagacaTATTTAAATTCTCTCCCgatactagccaagccagctgcgggtgagcctctttgtatctacttgtcttcaaccgagcaagcagtcggctcggcactagtaagggcgagtggagaggagcctgtatattttctgagccacattttgaAAGATgtcgaatctcgctacaccgggctcgagaagttggcctttgctctggtTATCGCCGCTCGGCGTCTTCGCCCATATTTCCTAGCGCataccatcatcgtccggacTAATAGTCCACTGGGAAGAGTTATGTTGAAtctagaagcgtccggacggctcatcaaatgaactacagagttgagcgaattcgatattcaataccagccccgctcggcaattaaagcgcagtccttggtagattttgtgactgaggtgcagaagccggagccggaagctatgtggagaatatatgtggacggatcatccactcggctcggaagtgggattggagtactgctgctctctccccaagaagataaaatgcacttatccgtccggctggattataaagctacaaacaatgaagcggagtatgaagccctcatagccggcttgcaggcagctcgacaTGTTGGAGCTGGTCGGGTAACGCTccattcggattcgcagttggccgctcagcagctttctggcacctttgaaattaacaacgctcggctcaaactctacgcagaagcctttgaaaaactcagagccgacttcagagaggttattatacaaaagataccccgagcagagaatcAAGCGgccgacgagttagccaaactcgcgagctcaataacgtcggtcgccatccaacagccaattgaacaagtatcgttggtggcgcacgtcgaccggatggagggcctcgcgtttccgagcgactggaggacacccatcattgaGTTTCTCCGCTTGggagctacaccgtccgatcgggatgaagcccagttgctaaggaggagagccggcctgttcacactcatcggcgatcaactctacaagaaggccttctcccacCCACTTTTGAAATGCGTAAGTTCGGAAGACGCAAcatacatccttcaagaagtgcatcaaggatcatgcggagggcatccggacGGAAGGTcattagctaagaagatcctgctggccggatacttctggccaaccttacaagcagacgccgctcggaccgtgtcgacgtgcctttcttgacagaagtaccataacttctaccaccgaccggcggaggaaatgaaagcagctactgtatcctgtccgttcgaccagtggggaatggatatcgtgggtctgtTTCCTATAGCGATCGGGTAGCGGAAATTTTTACTTGTGGCAGTAGATtacttttccaagtgggtggaggccgagccactatccaagatcaccgagcagatgatcaaaaaattcatctggcaacacatcatctgtcagttcggcatccctcgccgacttgtttctgataacgggcggcaattcacagggaagttgctcgaagattggtgtaaaagctatggcattgagcaacacttcacgtctgtggtctatccccaaagcaacggtcaagccgaagtagccaaccggaaaattcttcgtattctgcgcgctcggctagatcatttgggaggaagctgggtagatgaagtgccgggcatcctgtgggccatccgaacaaccccaaaggaaggaacgggtgtcacacctttccatctggtgtatggcggtgaagcggtcattcctgttgaagtcggcgtcgagtccgttcgGATCgaaaactatgatgatgacaacgccgaacggaggaacatggagctggatttggtagacGAGGAGCGAGCAAAGGcttccgtccggctgatggcgtaccggcagcggataaagcaaaactacaatcggcgcGTTATCCCCAGGTCGTTCCAGGTcgacgaccttgtctggaagaaagtcaagccggtcggcgacgtcggcaagctggaagctccttgggcaggccccttcaaggttatcgaaaagctccgctcgggcgcttattatttggaggatgaagacgggcgccaGCTGGaccgaccgtggagcgcgaatcatctccagccttattgagctgggtgaaaggtgcactgatgtaacccATTTTTGTATATATTCTGGTCGCCCAcgcccttgtaatgcaggaagcaaaattaattcaaaggatggctaaTGTGTTCGCCGAGCGGCGTCCGTGTTAAAGTTAGCctttaaggccgtcgagctccgatgttaaatatcaagagacgagccggcgtctataaatcttccgagcggaagaccatcgagctccgacgttaaatatcgagagacgagccggcgtctataaatcttccgagcggaaggctgtcgagctccgacgttaaatatcgagagacgagccggcgtctataaatcttccgagcggaaggccgtcgagctccgacgttaaatatcgagagacgagccggcgtctataaatcttccgagcggaaggccgtcgagctccgacgttaaaaatcgagagacgagccggcgtctataaatcttccaagcggaaggccgtcgagctccgacgttaaatatcgagagacgagccggcgtctataaatcttccgagcggaaagccatcgagctccgacgttaaatatcgagagacgagccggcgtctataaatcttccgagcagaaggccgtcgagttccgacgttaaatatcgagagacgagccggcgtctataaatcttccgagcggaaggccgtcgagctccgacgttaaatatagagagacgagccggcgtctgtaaATCTTCCAAGCGAAaagtcgtcgagctccgacgttaaatatcgagagacgagccggcgtctataaatcttccgagcggaagatgtCAATAAAAAGGATGCAATTGCCCCAGAAACTCGCCTTCAATATCGTTAGAtcgtctctacgttccgctcggcccagcacccaaaggtacttcatcggtatctagcgagcgatctctgctatcaaagTGGAATATTAAGTAGTcgaaatattacatatttagccgagcggaagggcaatGCCAAATACttagtaaaaatccctttcgaataccagaggggtgataataggcgagcgggcaaCACACATATTCACCAGCGAAAGGACAGAGTACATGAAAGAAAAACgttgcattaaaattaaaactttaggccgagcggcctaagtacagAAAAGATCATTTTTTGGCCTAGCGGCCCAACTACATCTACCGACGTCTACTCAATGTAATCATAAAGGTTCCTGGGGATGTTATCCAGAAGCGCCACCTGATAGCCGGCCGGAATagtggtggactccggaagaaggcccttagacttcagatatgtcatggtggcggtcatagccaagtcgaaggctgtgtacatccgctcacagattttctccgagaattcgggcgagcggatgtagccctgTCTTAGAGCAGCAACCCGACTCAgctcggcctcttggtactctttgaaggccaattgagatGCAGCGTGAGATTTCTGCAAAGTGGtcagctcgtccttatgcttggtggcgtcggccgagcggctcactttctcttggtcaagctgctccatcaactccttgaccttcagctccaggcctcgagcctccacattcttcttctccaagtcagaAATAGtcgtattcttccgagtggtggccagggtaaatttttggtcgagcgacttgacttgccgctcgagctcggccagatGGTGAGCCTGGTCGGCTGTTTTCTTCTGTTCGGCCGCCAGCATATCCTGAGCCTTCttaagctccttctgcagctcggagtacgacgggccttgagagccggacggaccgcacgccgccttcagttgccttaactcctcatccaccatggctaggcggttggagactgcaatctcctccacccatctctggcaaaagaaaattagagttgttagtggccgatcggaaagaatgcatacaaaacttcggagaaagcgaacttacccccgtagcctcctgcatgtggctattggccaagtttcgaagggggatcagcgcgatgcgcgcccgagcatcggcccacatctcagctaggggccctttcaaggtaatggtgtgctcgggcgcggttggtcggtcggcctctggcagcagctcttcagtcgggagatgaagagtgacccgaatcgtgcggccatgaccgggggtcgtccgaccggcagtcggaagaggatcagaagccggcgcagaaaactgggaatgaatggttgagcgctggactgagtgacgagcgggcggaagggtgctgaccggagtagcctcaattggagcagccggctcgtcccattcagaaggcgtccggtcggacgaaatggcttcggcctctggcgccttgcctcgaGCGGTTGCAGtggcccgctcggatggttggaccgctgaggtagccgagcgcaggggagtctccactcgacgcctcttttgtagaggctgctcctcctcccgagcggaaccttcctcgggtaCAGTTGGTTCTCCGGTGgaggtggctccgctggccatgTTTTGCTGAGAAGCTTGAGTggccgactcagcctgagtcccgctttctccttcgtgggatccgaccAGTTGGATACCAAgcgcttccatttctttggccgccgcggcttctagcgctgccgcctttctcttcaaaacgccggccatcaccgaatccatgacgatgtccgctgcaaaggaaagaaaagaaatcagttagcaatcaaagcaaatgcccaagtaaaattcttaccgaagccggtcggaagaggagtccgtatgggactcaggccgaagatgtacatcactccttcgtgaagaaacttattgatgtcaagtcgcagaccggctagcatatttgcagcatggaggtagtccggtcgggtcttgaatttcttcagctcgggagtggggggtaggttgacctgccacttggtcgggaagttggcctgatcgggcatacggatgtagaaaaaataatccttccaatgtttattggaagaaggtagtttgttgaagaagactaagccgggccgagcttggaacatgaaggtgcccagctcggcttgcttagggtaatagaaataaaaaaagacctccggtcagagggggatgttgtgaatcttgaacaaaacaacaacaccacagaggagacgaaaggtgttgggtaccagactgccgagcggaacaccgaaaaaattacaaacatctatgatgaaaggatgtacagggaaacgcagaccggcggtaaactggtcgcggaagacacagaaagctctgcgcggcggcctgtgcggccgagcagatggaccggctaaaagaagttcaaaatcttcggggatttcaaaattatcggttAGAATGTCAAAGTCACGCTGATCAAAtcgtgactgcatggtagtgtaccaagggccgagggactggtcttcgggaggggaagagctagccatgggccaATCAGAAGGAatcaaaaaggcaaaaaggcaggagaaaaacaacagcaaGCGAAAAGAGGTTTCAAGGATTGAAACTGGGGAGAGAAATATGGAGTAAACAccggaaacaagaaagaaaaggtatagagccttactgcgaggaaaaaggatcaaggaagaggcgccggagagcgtcggaaaGCAGGAATGGAACCGCCGGAGCACCGAAACACCAGAGACAAAGGTAGAAATCGCGAAAGCAAGTGAGGGGAATAGGAGAGAGCGAAGATTTTATATAGcgggggccgggcggcctccaccgttggatccaggtcacgggaatcaaggtgcacatcgcgccgtccatttcgaaccgcctcgatcccatcaaagcaccacaccgccgccgccgtacgatgacgacagtgtGCCACGTGGCGTTCGGTCATTcgatgcatttaatgagctcatgctcagccttaatgtcgaagattggcacgGGTTATGAGGAGATCCGAGGAAGGttgctgttgactaaccttaaGGCCATCCCTGTGGAAAGCCGAGCGGATTAGGTGTGCCTGAAGGCGCCGCCCGGCTAGGctaacagtccagtcagtcggactaatcgcctccttcgactagacttgaaggggaggcaagtgatccggttgtaagaacaggggaccccagtccggtggagtcaacgccacgtggaagtcaaagtggcaggtggccggccggagaggggtgggccgaccggccgggcggccggccggtgtctagttgatggttaaaggcgccctgtcgaaagtcaGGGTTTCGACGCTCAGTGGACaagatcgcagggccgagcggactgcacgctcggccaaagacataaggtagcatactgctaatagtctccacaaagcacgtgattgagaatctccctaagtaaaccaccgtatatgtccggtcggatgtcgtggaagctggccggccggacgccctcctgggagtaagggcaaaaggacaagggacatatttttctgacagcgggcatgtgttgcgttcaggccatactcaaaatcctatgacagaaggatccgctgtcccatcagaaacgtgctcaaactgtagcagtatggggtcaggtaagctcttctgacaaactcataccgaggtatggacagaggacacgtatgcacctcggtacatGTGCCCAAGCCtcttcacagccctatataaagggtctTCACCCTTCGTCGAaggtacgcgttctaatattttgggagccactttttcactgcttgcttgcctgacttgagcgtcggagggtcgtcgccgggaaccctttcccggcccgacttctgtgcaggttcgccagagTTTCGTACaactagccggagatctacatcagcgacttggagagcgccacgtgcccagcgtccgttgattcagcattcggacaagaTCATCAATGTTAATTATGAtgttaaatataataaaaacaattcaaaattaatttttattattatcattaactGAGACAACTAAAATTATCCCGGCACATCAAACATCGATTCACTAAGGAGGATGCTAAGAAGTGGTTCCAAGTTAAATACTAAGGAATCATCCTCAACAAAACATGCTATGCTACAAGTAGTTAATTAGGATTTGAAACAACAGAATCAAGATATATGGAGCCAAATTAGCTTCTTTGTGTCTATCTTTCAAGGAGCGGAGCTGCTTTAAAACACTATTTTTAATGGTCGTGTGTGAAAAAATTCCTTGCTTTCAGTAGTTAAGACCTATTTTGGTATGTGATCCGTGGTCTGCATatatttagataataatttaatcaTTGAGACGAGAAATTAATTTAAAGATTCTTCACCAGTTATTTTACATTGCATAGCTTAATGCATGCAATATTAAATGGATCAATTAGCTGCCTTAAATTCTTAGGGATATATACGTTGCTCTCCTGTCACGCAGACCTTTATGATCAACCCTTCTGAACACTTGACTCTTTTCTCCTGCTCCAAGCAAGACATCCATCCCCTGCATGCTTTATAATTCCGATCTCCTCCATGTTTCAATTTATAGAAGACACCAAAATCGGTATCGATCATGGCCGAGGAAATCTACGTCTCCTCCGTCGATCGCCCCAAGCCGCAGCAAGCCGCCGCCACAGAGCCGGCGGGGAGCACGGGGTTGTTGGGGTGGATAGCCTCGACGGCGCGGGCAATGGGCGGCGCTTGCCTGCACCTGCTGAAAAGCCCGGCGGGGGGCGCACTCATCCTGACGTCGGTGTGCCTGGCGCTGGCGTACAAGCAAAAGAAGGCACGGAGCTCGACGCCCCCTACTCCGCCGCCGCAGCAGCCACGACTCGCTCGCTCGATGTCGCTGGCGATGCTGCAAGGCGGCGACAAGGCGATGCGGCGGTTCAAGCTCATCCACCGCGCCTCTCCCGCCGAGCTGAGTACGGCCGTCGAAGACATGCGCCGGGAGCTCCAGCAGCCCCTCCTCGACTTCGTCAAACTATACGtcggttaattaattaatttcccGCCTCATTTCTGCATGCCTTCTGATCTCCATCTCCAGCTGAGAAATTCCCGGCGTGTCGCCGGCCCGCAGGCAAACGTGGGGATCATAGAGCTGAGCGGAAAAGAGAAGGAAGCGATCGAATTGCTCGAAGCCGCCCTAAAGAAAGCCAAGGAGCAGCAGGCATGCGAGCACACGCACGAGGTGCACGAGCTCGAGCTCTTACTGGTCGAAATGTACATCTACAAGGTACGTACGGTATATACGTACACATAAACGCTCACTCACCTCAATATACCTTAATCTCTTTAATTACTCTTTCACAAAGGGAGACTACGAAAAAGCTCTGAGCTTCCAGTGCCTGAAAAGAGAGGACGTTTCTTCTGCGGACGCTCGAGCTCCTTTGTATCGGGTGGGGAATTGAATAAGTCCAGTTGATCTCGATCGGTCAACGCTAGCTATTTCGCTGGCGATTTTCAAATTTAACATATAGGAGTTTTTGTTGGGCTCGCGTGCAGGCGGTTATCTACATTCTGATGAACGACAAAGAAAGAGCCAAAAAGAGCTACGACATGTTTAAGGAAGTCCGGAGTGTGTTTCATGGGAAGAAGTTCTTCGAGGAGTCCACATCCATGTCGGTTCAAGTGTCCAATTTCGACGAGTTCACGGAGATGGTGGAGCACCTGAAGCTAGAGATCCAGCAAGCTCACTCCGCAAAGCCAACTGCGGAAGGTCAGGATCGATCGAAACGAGTTGCAGAAGAGATTAAGCCATCGTCCAGCGGGGAGAAGAACCTGAGTAAGAAGTGACAAGTTCTTCGAGCAAAGCTTTCGCCGATCAAGTCAACGAATCTGAGGGAAACCTGATCGATCGACGTCGATCAGCAAAtttaagagaagaaaataataaaatctttCCGCAACAAAGAGCGAAGTGTTTTTTCTTGCATTCGTCGTTAATTAGGTCTAGTAGAACAATTAAAATATGACCAATAATTCTATTTCAGGAAATAATAtctgaaatttgaaatttttaataagGAAAAAAGGGTTGAGAAGTTGGCTTGCCTAGCAAGTTGGCTTAGAAGAATAGTGGTGGtgaagttaaattaattaaataagctGGGTAAAAATTATCAGCAAAAGAGGGCCCGTGTCTTATTCGGGCAGGGATGCTCGGTCCAGAATTTCTGGATCAATCATAGACCCTTATATGTTCATTAGATGGATGAATTGTACTCCATCCGTTAAATAGGTGGGATCCAATTCCTTACATCAATGAATATGCAGGACCTCCTCTGATCCAGAAAATTATGAACTAGAGGATTTGACCTCGTCTTATTctccttctattttttttttatcctaattgCTCTTGTACTAACATTGATGTTGCCAAAAAAATTAAAGTTGATAACCTCAAGTTTTAGGAACCCAGAGAGTTCAGACTTCAGGGGTCACGACTCACGAATTCGCGATTATTCCTCTCGAAGTCTCCATCTCAACATTTCATATTCAGTTCTCTTAACGATGTCAATACGGAAGTTCAGGGGtcacaaattcaaaattattccTCTCAGGGTAAGGACAACAACGCCACATCAAAGTAACAAGCACGGTCTTCGTCTAGTCATCCCTTAGAACGAGACCCTGACTAAAGAGGTTTtgacaatttaccaaaaggcgtacttaagtttttgaatttattaaaaaaagcatATTACTTTAACATTTACCAAATGACACACCATTTTACAATGATTTCCTATTCTACCCTTCTGACAAATTTAAttgattcctttttcttttctttgtttctcTATTCTTTTTCCTATTATGCATGTAACGtatcttctctttcttcttctttttattatctacgttgggcctgataagatttagattgatttctACATGTATATAAATGTAAAGAGGGAAAAAAATAACAAGTCCACTACTATCAGGCCTAACAACagggaaaaaaacaaaacaaaaaaaagatTTAGATTGTTCAACACCTCTGTTCCACTACTATAAATGCAGAAAATAACGTGAGTCTGATATCTCTTCacatcaggcccaatgtgggactgatatctccccatatcaggtccaacgtgggtctgatatctccccatatcaggcccaacgtgggcctaatatgggagatatcaggcctaataacgaaaaaaaaagaaaaaaaataaagaaagaaagaaaaatatatttaggtttttcaaaacctctggtccaccactaggaatgccgaaaataataatgaagggaatatttggactccttgtaattttaaaaatccacaCGAACTGAAaagggtgcaatcagagctctttaggtccatcagtgggtttcgatcaaaacccactaatggacctagagctccgattgcatccatttcagtttctgtggatttttaatattgcaaggagttaaaatatgctatctattatttttttttaacttctaaaagatgttaaaatataataagaaagaatcagcaaaacaaTCTCTATAcattttaggtttttcaaaacctctggtccaccactaggaatgtgaaaaataataatggagaatatatttgaactccttgcaaaatTAGAAATTCACAGAAACTGAAACggatgcaatcggagctctctaggtcaaaatctctctttctttctttttttattcttttttttttgttattaggccttatatgaagagatatcaggctcacgttgggcctgatatcacttcatatcaggcccaatgtgagtCTGATATCTccacatatcaggcccaacgtgggcctgatatgggagatatcaagtctaataaaaaaaaagaaaaacaataaataaataaagaaaaagatatttaggtttttcaaaacctctggtctacCACTAGGAATGCTGAAAATAATAAtgaagagcatatttggactccttgcaattttagaaatccacatgaactaaaatgggtgcaatcggagctctctaagtccatcagtgggtttcgatcaaaatccactgatggacctagagagcttcgattgcacccatttcagtttctgtggatttctaatattgtaaggagttaaaatatgctatatattattttttttttcaatttctaaaaattgttaaattataataagaaagaatcagcaaaacaaTCTCTATAcattttaggtttttcaaaacctctggtccactacTAGGAATGCAAAAAATAACAATGaagaacatatttgaactccttgcaaaattataaatccatagaaactgaaacgggtacaatcggagctctctaggtccataagtggatttcgatcaaaactcactaatggatCTAGAGAGCTTCGATTGCACACATTTCAGTtcatgtggatttctaaaattacatggagtccaaatatgctctttattattattttcggcattcctagtggtgg from Zingiber officinale cultivar Zhangliang chromosome 4A, Zo_v1.1, whole genome shotgun sequence includes the following:
- the LOC121973759 gene encoding uncharacterized protein LOC121973759, translating into MAEEIYVSSVDRPKPQQAAATEPAGSTGLLGWIASTARAMGGACLHLLKSPAGGALILTSVCLALAYKQKKARSSTPPTPPPQQPRLARSMSLAMLQGGDKAMRRFKLIHRASPAELSTAVEDMRRELQQPLLDFVKLYANVGIIELSGKEKEAIELLEAALKKAKEQQACEHTHEVHELELLLVEMYIYKGDYEKALSFQCLKREDVSSADARAPLYRAVIYILMNDKERAKKSYDMFKEVRSVFHGKKFFEESTSMSVQVSNFDEFTEMVEHLKLEIQQAHSAKPTAEGQDRSKRVAEEIKPSSSGEKNLSKK